A window of Candidatus Methanomethylophilaceae archaeon contains these coding sequences:
- a CDS encoding 50S ribosomal protein L37ae: MSKRTVKVGSAGRFGARYGVIVRNRVKTIEASQKAKHECPVCHHESVKRVSSGIWSCRRCGTKFAAEAYSPYAKKEISKVSEQ, from the coding sequence ATGTCAAAAAGAACAGTCAAAGTAGGGAGCGCAGGAAGGTTCGGCGCCAGGTACGGAGTCATCGTTCGCAACAGGGTCAAGACCATCGAGGCCAGCCAGAAAGCGAAGCACGAGTGCCCCGTCTGCCACCACGAGTCCGTGAAGAGGGTCAGCTCCGGCATCTGGTCCTGCAGACGCTGCGGAACCAAATTCGCCGCCGAGGCATACAGCCCCTACGCGAAGAAAGAGATCTCCAAGGTTTCCGAGCAGTGA
- a CDS encoding prefoldin subunit beta, translated as MNGISPQLQNQIAQFQQVQQQLQAISSQKAQMDSQKREMERTLEELGKSSGAVYKSVGTLLIKVEDVQALRSELEESIELMDVRIGSLARQESGLRERFQSLQETINAAMGRTQA; from the coding sequence ATGAACGGTATCAGCCCCCAACTGCAGAATCAGATAGCGCAGTTCCAGCAGGTCCAGCAGCAGCTTCAGGCCATCTCAAGCCAAAAGGCGCAGATGGACTCCCAGAAGCGCGAGATGGAGAGAACCCTCGAGGAGCTCGGCAAGAGTTCCGGAGCGGTCTACAAATCCGTTGGGACCCTCCTGATAAAGGTCGAGGACGTCCAGGCCCTGAGAAGCGAGCTTGAGGAGTCCATCGAGCTCATGGACGTGAGGATCGGATCCCTCGCCCGCCAGGAGAGCGGACTGAGAGAGAGGTTCCAATCCCTCCAAGAGACGATCAACGCCGCCATGGGCAGGACCCAGGCATAA
- a CDS encoding exosome complex protein Rrp42 — MMSDIKRDHIMKLLEDGKREDGRGTTDYRNIKIETDCIESADGSAGVYLGNTKVMAGVKIIPGTPFADTPNIGVLTTGAEFLPMAHPSFESGPPGEDAIELARVVDRGIRESGMVDVEALCITPGEEVWMCFVDIYVHDYDGNLFDAANLAAVSALKTATIPCAQYGKGEDKPLPVTCTPISVTESKVGNTLIVDPNFDEEQISTARLTVTTDDNGNFRAMQKGGCGSITLDELSLCLDRAVEKGAEIRKIIG, encoded by the coding sequence ATCATGAAGCTTCTCGAAGACGGGAAGAGAGAGGACGGCCGCGGGACCACCGATTACAGGAACATCAAAATCGAGACCGATTGCATAGAGAGCGCCGACGGATCCGCCGGAGTGTACCTCGGGAACACCAAAGTCATGGCCGGAGTGAAGATCATCCCCGGCACCCCGTTCGCGGACACCCCCAACATCGGCGTGCTCACCACCGGAGCGGAATTCCTGCCCATGGCGCACCCCTCGTTCGAATCCGGACCCCCCGGAGAGGACGCGATCGAACTCGCCCGCGTCGTCGACCGCGGAATCCGCGAATCCGGCATGGTAGACGTCGAGGCCCTGTGCATAACCCCCGGAGAGGAGGTTTGGATGTGCTTCGTGGACATCTACGTCCATGACTACGACGGCAACCTTTTCGATGCCGCCAACCTCGCGGCCGTTTCGGCCCTCAAGACCGCCACCATCCCTTGCGCCCAATACGGCAAGGGCGAGGACAAACCTCTGCCGGTCACTTGCACCCCCATATCCGTTACGGAATCGAAGGTCGGAAACACTTTAATAGTAGACCCAAATTTCGACGAAGAGCAGATTTCAACCGCCCGCTTGACCGTCACCACTGATGACAACGGCAATTTCAGGGCAATGCAGAAAGGAGGATGCGGATCGATCACCCTGGACGAACTGAGCCTCTGTCTGGACAGGGCCGTGGAAAAGGGTGCTGAGATCAGGAAAATCATCGGGTGA
- a CDS encoding DNA-directed RNA polymerase subunit P, whose amino-acid sequence MYRCAKCNEPVRSDPKTLGLQCEKCGSKIFFKERPSTKKTLYSD is encoded by the coding sequence TTGTACAGATGCGCCAAATGCAACGAACCTGTCAGGAGCGACCCGAAAACCCTCGGACTTCAGTGCGAGAAATGCGGGTCCAAGATATTCTTCAAGGAAAGGCCTTCCACGAAGAAGACCCTGTATTCGGACTGA
- a CDS encoding ABC transporter ATP-binding protein, protein MSEYALVLDDVHKSYGNREAVHGISLNVRKGEIFGLIGHNGAGKTTTLRMISTILRITSGTIKVCGYDVAAEPDKVREIISYLPEDAGAYKDLTGRAYLDFISKFYASGETQKEMCDKGIEIADLGERIDSKVDTYSKGMMRRLLIARAVMPSPKLAIMDEVTSGLDVINAFEIRELIRDISKSGVTVIMSSHNMFEVDMLCDRVAMMDHGNIILMGTPEDLKKQFNADNLEEVFVKAVKNA, encoded by the coding sequence ATGTCTGAATATGCATTGGTCCTAGATGACGTGCATAAATCCTACGGCAACAGAGAAGCCGTGCATGGGATATCGCTGAACGTCAGGAAAGGCGAGATCTTCGGGCTAATCGGGCACAACGGCGCGGGGAAAACCACCACGCTGAGGATGATATCTACCATCCTGCGCATAACGTCGGGTACGATAAAAGTCTGCGGATATGACGTGGCTGCGGAGCCGGACAAGGTCAGGGAGATAATCAGCTACCTCCCGGAGGATGCGGGCGCATACAAAGACCTCACCGGCCGCGCATACCTGGATTTCATATCGAAATTCTACGCGTCCGGCGAGACGCAGAAAGAGATGTGCGACAAAGGCATCGAAATAGCTGACTTGGGGGAAAGAATAGACTCCAAGGTCGACACCTACAGCAAAGGGATGATGCGCAGGCTGCTCATAGCCAGGGCGGTGATGCCGTCCCCCAAGCTGGCCATCATGGATGAAGTGACCTCGGGATTGGACGTCATCAACGCCTTCGAAATCAGAGAGCTCATCAGAGACATATCGAAAAGCGGCGTGACGGTGATAATGTCGTCCCATAATATGTTCGAGGTCGACATGCTCTGCGACAGGGTCGCTATGATGGACCACGGGAACATCATCCTGATGGGGACGCCTGAGGATCTGAAGAAACAGTTCAATGCGGATAACCTCGAGGAAGTCTTTGTGAAGGCGGTGAAAAACGCATGA